The following proteins come from a genomic window of Candidatus Neomarinimicrobiota bacterium:
- a CDS encoding adenylate/guanylate cyclase domain-containing protein codes for MVRIRGLFSRTPLEYKILLILAVGLALGFGSYVTYTIQAESAALLQQHRIQSRLFAESLKSGIRNMMMSGRPSYVRSLVEEAREEFKEVGKVRLFNNESKEIFAATDRFMFRVAEDSLIPPFIITGEKPREGSRQYVLLKNEKACQECHGTDHTVRGALRMEFSHDAEQSIELAAQIAAEAFKSLMLSGKGEEADWLMSTIQSVDGVTRAQVYDRDGYYVAFGDDTHEVPEPILEEAAATFAKRVPNESALFYPREDERTFIFGLENEEKCQICHGADHSVRGMLVLSVDSDAARHEDIPHEVAAAGFKNMMLKQRAMYAGDYVDRVRRVPLVERFEVFDNGRNHPEGIVRELYVPDPHFTQAVFDDSVEQLILEVNRQDRDGPRRMEYREVLDDGEIYLTQIIPLINDEKCQACHKPPEPGDPKYERYGSRWKIRSAVKVSTSMAPILGEIRRNIYSSVGVGVFTVFAVGVILRIFMKIVVVQPLRAIGNTVRQVGQGNLAMTTAVASNDEIGILSQQINRMIQGLRERLHLTKFVSEGTMEAVQKADLSGVSLGGERRNATVLFSDIRGFTAYSEGVEPETVIEMLNTFLNEQAQIVKQYNGDIDKFVGDELMAVFQGEGMVEDAINCSIALQWKVALLNRDYNAPIGVGIGINAGPMVMGAMGSSDRMDYTVLGDNVNLGARLCSAAESGRIIVSKGAVEMLDIPNQFDLVKRKSISVKGKENPIEVYEVRYET; via the coding sequence ATGGTCCGAATCCGTGGTCTGTTTTCCAGGACTCCCTTAGAATATAAGATCCTGCTGATCCTGGCGGTGGGACTGGCCCTTGGCTTCGGCTCTTACGTCACTTACACGATCCAGGCTGAGTCCGCCGCACTCCTGCAGCAACACCGGATCCAGTCACGCCTCTTCGCCGAAAGTTTGAAGTCTGGAATCAGGAATATGATGATGTCCGGACGTCCAAGCTACGTCAGGTCACTGGTGGAAGAAGCCAGGGAAGAATTCAAAGAAGTGGGGAAGGTGAGACTGTTCAACAATGAGTCGAAAGAAATCTTTGCGGCGACGGATCGATTCATGTTTCGCGTAGCCGAGGACTCACTCATTCCGCCGTTCATCATCACTGGCGAGAAACCCCGGGAGGGTTCGCGTCAGTATGTGCTTTTGAAGAATGAAAAGGCTTGCCAGGAGTGTCATGGCACCGATCACACTGTGCGGGGCGCGTTGAGGATGGAATTCTCACACGATGCGGAGCAATCGATTGAGCTCGCGGCTCAGATTGCAGCGGAAGCCTTCAAGAGCCTCATGCTCTCTGGAAAGGGTGAAGAGGCCGATTGGCTCATGAGCACTATCCAAAGTGTAGATGGCGTGACACGGGCCCAAGTCTACGACAGGGACGGTTATTATGTCGCGTTTGGAGATGACACGCATGAAGTTCCTGAACCGATTCTTGAAGAGGCGGCTGCCACCTTTGCAAAACGTGTCCCCAATGAATCGGCACTTTTCTACCCGCGAGAAGACGAACGTACCTTCATCTTCGGCCTGGAGAACGAAGAGAAATGTCAGATCTGTCACGGTGCCGATCATTCCGTACGTGGCATGCTCGTTTTGTCGGTGGATAGCGATGCCGCGAGGCATGAAGACATTCCACACGAGGTGGCGGCAGCAGGCTTTAAGAATATGATGCTGAAGCAGCGCGCAATGTATGCTGGTGATTATGTGGACAGAGTGCGTAGAGTTCCCCTGGTGGAGAGATTCGAAGTGTTTGACAACGGACGGAATCACCCCGAAGGAATCGTCCGGGAGTTATATGTTCCTGACCCTCACTTCACTCAGGCAGTCTTTGACGATTCTGTGGAACAGCTGATTCTGGAGGTAAACAGACAGGACCGAGACGGGCCACGACGAATGGAATACCGGGAAGTTTTGGACGACGGCGAAATCTATCTCACCCAGATTATCCCATTGATAAATGATGAGAAGTGTCAGGCATGCCATAAACCCCCAGAACCGGGTGACCCGAAGTATGAACGTTACGGTAGTCGGTGGAAAATCCGGTCCGCCGTGAAAGTATCAACCTCTATGGCACCTATCCTGGGGGAGATCAGACGGAATATATATTCTTCCGTTGGGGTAGGAGTTTTCACAGTTTTTGCCGTTGGAGTCATACTCCGGATTTTCATGAAGATTGTAGTTGTCCAGCCCTTGAGGGCTATTGGAAACACAGTGCGGCAGGTGGGACAAGGTAATCTGGCGATGACTACTGCTGTCGCCTCGAATGATGAGATCGGCATCCTTTCTCAGCAGATCAACAGAATGATCCAAGGACTGAGGGAACGTCTTCACCTTACAAAATTTGTGTCTGAAGGCACGATGGAAGCTGTTCAGAAAGCTGACCTTTCAGGCGTATCCCTGGGTGGTGAGCGCAGAAATGCGACAGTTCTTTTTTCCGACATCCGTGGATTCACGGCATACTCCGAAGGAGTGGAGCCTGAAACAGTCATAGAAATGTTGAACACGTTCCTGAACGAACAGGCACAAATTGTGAAGCAATACAATGGGGATATTGATAAGTTTGTCGGTGACGAATTGATGGCCGTCTTCCAGGGTGAGGGTATGGTGGAGGATGCCATCAACTGCAGTATAGCTCTGCAGTGGAAGGTGGCCCTCCTAAACCGGGACTACAACGCCCCGATAGGCGTGGGAATCGGCATCAATGCAGGGCCCATGGTGATGGGAGCCATGGGGAGCAGTGATCGCATGGATTATACTGTACTTGGAGACAACGTCAATCTGGGGGCTCGGCTGTGCAGCGCCGCAGAATCCGGTAGAATAATCGTTTCGAAAGGTGCGGTGGAAATGCTGGACATCCCAAACCAATTTGATCTTGTGAAGCGTAAGTCCATCTCTGTCAAAGGAAAGGAAAACCCCATCGAAGTTTATGAAGTGAGGTATGAA